The following are encoded in a window of Verrucomicrobiia bacterium genomic DNA:
- a CDS encoding type II CAAX endopeptidase family protein encodes MQRTLRQPGFWLACGLMAIGIASQGILAAVLALVDIVWRQAGFGALQLERDPLAEGIINLLALGLAIGVGLLVNRLPPRRAFPFTPIPRPAWGWFVLVVVGAAIVLSEVDNLFRWLLPPPRWVVEMMAEIFLVRGRFGSMFFTIVIVAPVMEELLFRGLILRGLLGRFRPWTAVLMSAMLFGLMHVNPWQMVPTFFLGWVFGWFYLRTGSLWPCVAAHALNNLLFLVVISAPFGLWQPTQAEELAAARFQPWWLDVVGGGVLALGLWQFRRATAALADEGSVHDRPMTAPDLPPVLPT; translated from the coding sequence ATGCAACGCACGCTGCGCCAACCGGGCTTCTGGCTGGCGTGCGGGCTGATGGCGATTGGCATTGCGAGCCAGGGGATCCTGGCCGCAGTGCTGGCCCTGGTGGACATCGTGTGGCGGCAGGCGGGTTTCGGTGCCCTGCAGCTTGAGCGGGATCCGCTGGCGGAAGGCATCATCAATCTGCTGGCACTCGGGCTGGCGATCGGCGTCGGCCTGCTCGTCAACCGCCTCCCGCCGCGCCGCGCCTTTCCCTTCACCCCCATTCCACGTCCGGCGTGGGGCTGGTTCGTGTTGGTGGTCGTTGGGGCGGCCATCGTGCTGTCGGAGGTGGACAATCTATTCCGCTGGCTGCTGCCGCCGCCTCGCTGGGTGGTCGAGATGATGGCGGAGATTTTTCTGGTCCGGGGCCGGTTTGGCTCGATGTTTTTCACGATCGTCATCGTGGCGCCGGTGATGGAGGAGTTGCTGTTTCGCGGCCTCATTTTGCGGGGATTGCTTGGGCGGTTTCGTCCGTGGACGGCGGTGCTGATGAGCGCCATGCTGTTTGGTTTGATGCATGTGAACCCGTGGCAGATGGTGCCAACATTTTTTCTGGGATGGGTGTTCGGCTGGTTTTACCTGCGCACCGGTTCGCTGTGGCCCTGTGTAGCGGCTCACGCCCTCAACAATCTGCTGTTCCTGGTGGTGATCAGCGCGCCGTTTGGCTTGTGGCAGCCGACGCAGGCGGAGGAACTCGCAGCGGCGAGGTTTCAGCCGTGGTGGCTCGATGTCGTGGGCGGCGGCGTGCTGGCGCTGGGGCTCTGGCAGTTCCGGCGGGCCACGGCTGCGCTGGCGGACGAAGGGAGCGTTCATGACCGGCCAATGACTGCACCGGATTTGCCGCCCGTGTTGCCAACGTGA